The genomic DNA GAGGGATGAAGCACGATTGTGTTTTCATTCTCAAAGTTGCGACTGCCTGTCTTACCATCATCTGGAAAGCTGTACGGTTTTCGCAAATGGTTTCCTTTGCGACGGTGGGTTTCTATGATCAAGGTAACTTCACACCCATTGTTGCCTTGCCCATATTGAATGACATGAATCGACCGCACGCTCCCGCTCAGCAACTTCCTGACCCGACCATTGAAATTTCCGAAGGCTGGCATTGCCTGCATATCTACTATCTGCTGGATCGCGTCACGCTTCAGCAACTCTCTCCAGAGGAAATCTCTGCTGGCGTTGAAGAGTTCAAAGCAGTGCTGAACCCTGAAGCAGAACACGCTCCGGAACGTGTGCAAAGCTTCGTTGTTTCAGGTCACCGGGCTGACATCGGGTTGATGTTAATGGACAAAGATCCTTTGATGATCGATGCCCTGCACCAGAAGCTGATGTCCACAAAAATTGGCTTGGCACTTGAGCCGACATATTCGTTCGTCTCCCTGACGGAAGTCTCTGAGTATGTTCCCACAGTGGAGCAGTATTCCGAAAAACTACGTCTCGGCGGAACTTCACCAGACGATCCATCCTACGCTGCCAAAGTCAAAGCTTACGAACAACGACTTCCGATGATGAACAAGCAGCGGCTTTACCCGGACTTCCCAGACTGGCCGATTCACTGCTTCTACCCCATGAATAAAAGTCGCGTTCCAGATGCGAACTGGTACATGGAACCGTTCAGCAAACGCTCTGCCTTGATGTCCGAGCATGCGACGTCTGGAATCAAGTTCGCTGGTCGCGTCTCACAATTGATTACAGCTTCCACCGGATTCGATGACTGGGAATGGGGCGTCACCTTGTGGGGACGTACTCCGGAATACATCAAGGAAATCGTCTACACAATGCGGTTTGACCAAGCCTCTGCAAAGTATGCAGAGTTTGGTGAGTTTTACATTGGCTACATCATGGACGCTGAAGCGATCCTCAAACATTTACAAATTCAATAAGTTCGCGGGCCTTGCCGTGTGTTGAACGACAGACTCCGCTGTAACTCGATTCCATTTGCCTTTTCACTTTAGCCCCTTGTGTATCGCATGTACTTCATCGACCCACATGTCCACATGGTTTCTCGCACAACTGACGATTACGAGCGCATGGTCCGCATGGGATGTGTCGCGGTCAGCGAGCCAGCATTCTGGGCCGGCTTTGATCGTGGAACAGTCGAAGGATTCCGTGACTACTTCGAACAACTCACAGGATTCGAACCGAAGCGCGCAGGTTGGAGCGGAGTTCAGCATTTCACATGGTTGTGCATCAACGCGAAAGAGGCGGAGAACATTCCTCTTTCGCGAGAAGTGATTGCGATGATTCCGGAGTTCCTCAATCGCCCCGGCGTGCTTGGCATCGGAGAGATCGGACTCAACAAGAACACGCCCAACGAGTCGACCATTTTTCGCGAACACCTCGACCTGGCAGCCAAAACGAACGAACTTGTCCTCATCCACACCCCACACTTGCAAGACAAGTACAAGGGAACCCGGATGATTGTCGATATGCTCCAGGAACGAAACGACATTCCTGCCGAGCGTGTTTGTATCGACCATGTGGAAGAGCACACCGTTCAGTACGCGAAAGAGGGTGGATTCTGGTGCGGGATGACACTCTACCCGACCACCAAATGCACTCCCGCCCGAGCTGCCGATATCATCGAGCGTTACGGCGACGACCGCATCATGGTGAACTCGGCTGGCGACTGGGGACCATCCAATCCACTCGCAGTCCCGGACTTCATTCAGGAGATGCGGAAACGTGGTCACAGCGAAGCCAAAATCAAAAAGGTCGTCTACGACAACCCGTTAGAGTTCTTCTCGCAATGCGAACGGTTTGAATTTCAGGCTCCCGAGTAGCATACCGAAACATACAGGTGCGACTCCGTTGCCGCGTTGCAATCATTGCCATTGCGGACACATGGCGCAGGACCGAGGCTGGAAATCCTGAAATTAAACTCTAAAATTCCAGCAATCACATTACGGAAGTGGGGACGACCTCACCGCTCCAATCTCGATCAGGGACGGCCCTGCAACAGTGGAGGCTTCCCGATGGCATGGTTTCTTTTATTTATCGCCGGACTTTTTGAAATCGGCTGGGCAATCGGCCTGAAATACACAGAAGGTTTCACAAAGCTTTGGCCGAGTATTTGGACGATCACCGCGATGATCGCCAGTTTCCTCCTTCTGGGGACCGCTCTCAAATCACTTCCGATTGGGACGGCTTACAGCATTTGGGTCGGCATCGGCTCAGTGGGAACAGTCCTTTTGGGCATCGCCCTGTTTGGAGAACCTGCTACGTTTTCCCGAATTCTGTTTGTCATGTTTATCGTGATCGGGATTGCCGGGCTGAAGATCACATCTCCGGTGTAAGCTTCTCCCGCCAGCACTCTCTCTTCGGAAGTTAAAGCACTTTTTAGCGCAGCTTTCTCTACCGTATACATGTGCAGGATCTGCACCCAATTCGAAAAGACAACATAGGCTATCAAACGTCGATATCGTCTACTTCGCCAGCTTCGTCCATGATGATGCGATAGCGTTCGCTGGCATCTTTTCCCAGGAGTTGAGAGAAGATGGTGTCGGCGTCGACGGCACTTTCGATATCAACTCGTAACAACGTACGGGTTTTGGGATCGAGCGTCGTTTCCTTCAGCTGTGCAGCGTTCATCTCACCGAGCCCTTTGAATCGCTGCACGTCGACTTTTCGATTGGCTGGGAGAGAGGCCATGATTTCTTCTTTGTCGGCGTCGTCACGAGCGTAGTGGCGCTCTTTGCCAACTTCGATTTTGTACAACGGCGGCTGCCCCAGGTAGAGCTTCCCTTGTTGGACAAGATCACGCATGTGCCGGAAAAAGAAAGTGAGCAAGAGTGTACTGATGTGGTAGCCGTCGCTGTCCGCATCCATCAGCAGGATGATGCGATCATAACGCAACTTGTGGACATCGAAGTTGGGGCCGATGCCGGTTCCCAATGTCTCGACAAGGTCATGAATTTCCTGATTCTTGAG from Thalassoglobus polymorphus includes the following:
- the hemQ gene encoding hydrogen peroxide-dependent heme synthase, yielding MNRPHAPAQQLPDPTIEISEGWHCLHIYYLLDRVTLQQLSPEEISAGVEEFKAVLNPEAEHAPERVQSFVVSGHRADIGLMLMDKDPLMIDALHQKLMSTKIGLALEPTYSFVSLTEVSEYVPTVEQYSEKLRLGGTSPDDPSYAAKVKAYEQRLPMMNKQRLYPDFPDWPIHCFYPMNKSRVPDANWYMEPFSKRSALMSEHATSGIKFAGRVSQLITASTGFDDWEWGVTLWGRTPEYIKEIVYTMRFDQASAKYAEFGEFYIGYIMDAEAILKHLQIQ
- a CDS encoding TatD family hydrolase, with amino-acid sequence MYFIDPHVHMVSRTTDDYERMVRMGCVAVSEPAFWAGFDRGTVEGFRDYFEQLTGFEPKRAGWSGVQHFTWLCINAKEAENIPLSREVIAMIPEFLNRPGVLGIGEIGLNKNTPNESTIFREHLDLAAKTNELVLIHTPHLQDKYKGTRMIVDMLQERNDIPAERVCIDHVEEHTVQYAKEGGFWCGMTLYPTTKCTPARAADIIERYGDDRIMVNSAGDWGPSNPLAVPDFIQEMRKRGHSEAKIKKVVYDNPLEFFSQCERFEFQAPE
- the sugE gene encoding quaternary ammonium compound efflux SMR transporter SugE, with translation MAWFLLFIAGLFEIGWAIGLKYTEGFTKLWPSIWTITAMIASFLLLGTALKSLPIGTAYSIWVGIGSVGTVLLGIALFGEPATFSRILFVMFIVIGIAGLKITSPV